A single window of Venturia canescens isolate UGA chromosome 3, ASM1945775v1, whole genome shotgun sequence DNA harbors:
- the LOC122408154 gene encoding syntenin-1-like, which translates to MSLYPSLEDMKVDHMIKAQHQIESQFAPRAPPAFQSNEPSAPSLSPPGYESTAGQLYPFLGSYMGLELSEEMIANNMPEYAVIARENMTIATPAAKLGPLTGMVAPLSGDSLGLQRAQVTNGIRELTLCKDKEGKIGLRVHSVNSGIFVCLVSPNSPASMTGLRFGDQILEINGITVAGYSMDQVHKIFRNAPVNGIKVVVRDRPLERTVTMHKDSSGNIGFHFKNGKITALVKDSSAARNGLLTDHQILEVNGKNVVGLKDKDIVDEIARGTEIITITVIPSYIYDHMIKKMAGSLLKSGMDHSVPSNFE; encoded by the exons aTGTCGCTCTATCCGTCACTGGAAGACATGAAGGTCGATCATATGATAAAG GCTCAACATCAAATCGAATCGCAGTTTGCACCTAGAGCACCGCCGGCTTTCCAATCCAATGAACCCTCTGCTCCTAGCCTTTCACCTCCCGGATATGAGTCAACGGCTGGACAACTTTATCCCTTTTTGGGTAGCTACATGGGATTGGAACTCAGCGAGGAAATGATTGCTAACAATATGCCAGAATATGCAGTTATCGCTCGAGAAAAT ATGACAATAGCGACTCCGGCTGCTAAATTAGGTCCTTTGACAGGAATGGTAGCCCCGCTTTCAGGAGATTCTCTTGGTCTCCAAAGAGCTCAAGTTACAAACGGCATCAGAGAA TTAACGCTCTGCAAAGATAAAGAGGGGAAAATAGGATTGCGAGTACACTCAGTAAACAGTGGAATATTTGTTTGTCTCGTGAGCCCCAATTCACCGGCTTCCATGACTGGGCTTCGATTTGGTGACCAAATTCTTGAGATAAATGGAATTACCGTCGCCGGTTACAGCATGGATCAAGTGCACAAAATATTCCGCAATGCCCCTGTCAACGGAATCAAAGTCGTTGTTCGTGACAG ACCTCTCGAACGTACCGTAACCATGCACAAGGACAGCTCTGGAAACATCGGATTCCATTTCAAAAACGGTAAAATAACGGCACTCGTAAAAGACTCATCTGCTGCAAGGAACGGCCTATTGACCGACCATCAAATACTCGAAGTCAATGGAAAG AACGTAGTCGGTCTGAAGGACAAGGATATCGTGGACGAAATAGCGCGAGGTACTGAAATAATAACAATCACCGTAATTCCATCGTACATCTATGATCACATGATAAAAAA aATGGCAGGAAGTCTCCTGAAGAGTGGAATGGACCATTCAGTTCCGAGCAATTTCGAATAG